A region of Homo sapiens chromosome X, GRCh38.p14 Primary Assembly DNA encodes the following proteins:
- the GTPBP6 gene encoding putative GTP-binding protein 6 isoform X3, giving the protein MAAPTKKELEAAWGVEVFDRFTVVLHIFRCNARTKEARLQVALAEMPLHRSNLKRDVAHLYRGVGSRYIMGSGESFMQLQQRLLREKEAKIRKALDRLRKKRHLLRRQRTRREFPVISVVGYTNCGEHAPRGGAFRGLRVTGEDSPGGGQGVPVVSVVPYDSCGEHVPRRGGSHGRRVGYTSCCESSPRRRVSCGLCVGYSSQGKTTLIKALTGDAAIQPRDQLFATLDVTAHAGTLPSRMTVLYVDTIGFLSQLPHGLIESFSATLEDVAHSDLILHVRDVSHPEAELQKCSVLSTLRGLQLPAPLLDSMVEVHNKVDLVPGYSPTEPNVVPVSALRGHGLQELKAELDAAVLKATGRQILTLRVRLAGAQLSWLYKEATVQEVDVIPEDGAADVRVIISNSAYGKFRKLFPG; this is encoded by the exons GCCTGGGGCGTGGAGGTGTTTGACCGCTTCACGGTCGTCCTGCACATCTTCCGCTGTAACGCCCGCACGAAGGAGGCCCGGCTTCAGGTGGCCCTGGCGGAGATGCCGCTGCACAG GTCGAACTTGAAAAGGGACGTCGCCCACCTGTACCGAGGAGTCGGCTCGCGCTACATCATGGGGTCAG GAGAATCCTTCATGCAGCTGCAGCAGCGTCTCCTGAGAGAGAAGGAGGCCAAGATCAGGAAGGCCTTGGACAGGCTTCGCAAGAAGAGGCACCTGCTCCGCCGGCAGCGGACGAGGCGGGAGTTCCCCGTGATCTCCGTGGTGGGGTACACCAACTGCGGTGAGCACGCGCCCAGGGGAGGGGCCTTCCGCGGTCTCCGTGTCACCGGTGAGGACTCGCCCGGGGGAGGGCAGGGGGTCCCTGTCGTCTCAGTGGTGCCGTACGACAGCTGCGGTGAGCACGTGCCCAGGAGAGGGGGTTCCCATGGTCGCCGTGTGGGGTACACCAGCTGCTGTGAGAGCTCACCCAGGAGACGGGTTTCCTGTGGTCTCTGTGTGGGGTACAGCAGCCAAG GAAAGACCACGCTGATCAAGGCACTGACGGGCGATGCCGCCATCCAGCCACGGGACCAGCTGTTTGCCACGCTGGACGTCACGGCCCACGCGGGCACGCTGCCCTCACGCATGACCGTCCTGTACGTGGACACCATCGGCTTCCTCTCCCAGCTGCCGCACGGCCTCATCGAGTCCTTCTCCGCCACCCTGGAAGACGTGGCCCACTCG GATCTCATCTTGCACGTGAGGGACGTCAGCCACCCCGAGGCGGAGCTCCAGAAATGCAGCGTTCTGTCCACGCTGCGTGGCCTGCAGCTGCCCGCCCCGCTCCTGGACTCCATGGTGGAGGTTCACAACAAGGTGGACCTCGTGCCCGG GTACAGCCCCACGGAACCGAACGTCGTGCCCGTGTCTGCCCTGCGGGGCCACGGGCTCCAGGAGCTGAAAGCTGAGCTCGATGCGGCGGTTTTGAAGGCGACGGGGAGACAGATCCTCACTCTCCGTGTGAGGCTCGCAGGGGCGCAGCTCAG CTGGCTGTATAAGGAGGCCACAGTTCAGGAGGTGGACGTGATCCCTGAGGACGGGGCGGCCGACGTGAGGGTCATCATCAGCAACTCAGCCTACGGCAAATTCCGGAAGCTCTTTCCAGGATGA